One window of the Archangium primigenium genome contains the following:
- a CDS encoding MATE family efflux transporter: MDAPRPTLGLFRLTWPLFLELLLFMLMGTSDTLMLSGVSDEAVSAVGVVNQYTNLCIFIMNVVSHGAGIVVAQYLGARRSAEAARISALALTLNLMMGLVVSALLLSLGDFILGHMNLEGEVLAHARAYMRIAGGFIFLQALINVCAGLIRTYGFTRQSMYVSLGMNVLHVLCNYALIFGHFGLPAMGVTGAAVSTGVSRAVALVVFVGMLYRVMDVRMAPRDYVTFSSEYLGKLLKVGVPAAIEQVTYHCCQTTFLYFITFLGPVALASRQYAVAISQYIYLFSLAVGMGTAILVGRLVGAGRPEEALRRTVDSLKWAVAVTVGVDLAVILVREPLLGQFTLNAEVVALASQVLVLSLLLESGRSFNLVLVTSLRAAGDARFTVYMAFVSMVCMSLPLGYVLVFRFHLGLPGIWLAIAADEWTRGLVFWFRWKSRAWERQSLVAPQAAAVALAE; this comes from the coding sequence ATGGACGCCCCCCGGCCCACCCTGGGCCTGTTCCGGTTGACCTGGCCCCTGTTCCTGGAGCTGTTGCTGTTCATGCTGATGGGCACGTCGGACACGCTCATGTTGAGCGGCGTGTCGGACGAGGCCGTGTCCGCGGTGGGGGTGGTCAACCAGTACACCAACCTGTGCATCTTCATCATGAACGTGGTCAGCCACGGCGCGGGCATCGTCGTGGCACAGTACCTCGGGGCGCGCCGCAGCGCCGAGGCCGCGCGCATCTCCGCCCTGGCGCTCACGCTCAACCTGATGATGGGCCTGGTGGTGAGCGCGCTCCTCTTGTCCCTGGGGGACTTCATCCTCGGGCACATGAACCTCGAGGGCGAGGTGCTGGCGCATGCGCGGGCCTACATGCGCATCGCGGGCGGGTTCATCTTCCTGCAGGCCCTCATCAACGTCTGCGCGGGCCTGATCCGGACGTATGGCTTCACGCGCCAATCCATGTACGTGTCGCTGGGCATGAACGTGCTGCACGTGCTGTGCAACTACGCGCTCATCTTCGGCCACTTCGGGCTGCCGGCGATGGGGGTGACGGGCGCGGCGGTGTCCACGGGGGTGAGCCGGGCCGTCGCGCTCGTCGTCTTCGTGGGGATGCTCTACCGGGTGATGGACGTGCGGATGGCGCCGCGCGACTACGTGACGTTCTCGTCCGAGTACCTCGGCAAGCTCCTGAAGGTGGGCGTGCCGGCGGCCATCGAGCAGGTCACCTACCACTGCTGCCAGACGACGTTCCTGTACTTCATCACCTTCCTGGGGCCGGTGGCGCTCGCATCGCGGCAGTACGCGGTGGCCATCTCCCAGTACATCTACCTGTTCAGCCTGGCGGTGGGCATGGGGACGGCCATCCTCGTGGGTCGCCTGGTAGGCGCGGGCCGTCCCGAGGAGGCGCTCCGGCGGACGGTGGACAGCCTGAAGTGGGCCGTGGCCGTCACCGTGGGGGTGGACCTGGCCGTCATCCTGGTGCGTGAGCCCCTGCTGGGCCAGTTCACGCTCAACGCGGAGGTCGTGGCGCTGGCCTCGCAGGTGCTCGTGCTGAGCCTGCTCCTGGAGTCCGGGCGGTCCTTCAACCTCGTGCTGGTGACGTCCCTGCGCGCCGCGGGGGACGCCCGCTTCACCGTGTACATGGCCTTCGTGTCCATGGTGTGCATGAGCCTGCCCCTGGGCTACGTGCTCGTCTTCCGCTTCCACCTGGGACTGCCCGGCATCTGGCTGGCGATCGCGGCGGACGAATGGACGCGGGGGCTCGTCTTCTGGTTCCGCTGGAAGAGCCGGGCCTGGGAGCGGCAATCGCTCGTCGCACCCCAGGCCGCGGCGGTCGCCCTCGCGGAGTGA
- a CDS encoding adenosine deaminase family protein gives MHKPLSLLLLPLLSTGVLAPTARAANNEATTKRHFASLVSGAEPKLAELSLFMTLMPKGGDLHHHYSGAIYAEQYLEWVDTQGYCVDKTTSRIQKHRPDAKGCVSAQDVIADEQAYRTLLQRWSSKDFSNHGASQPPPDQQFFDTFLYFDDVASTNTRVGLQTLKQRAIAENLGYIETIFELAPGLPDADFERDLAAAGTDGAKLQALMTAQLTKLDADAQFNKGVQDYVAHVRTTTEGIDDENFTMRYQAYVLRALSPALVFSQIATAYKVATLHPKVVAVNLVGAENSNVAMRDYRLHMQMFKAVKARYPDVKLALHAGELALGMVPPEGLTFHISEAVGVAGAQRIGHGIDISHERDALRLLQTLRERDIPIEVNLTSNEFILGVKGAQHPVELYRKHGVPFIISTDDSGVTRHTLSNEYVLFASRYKPTYPEVKKLSYDSLRYAFLPEADKQRLKKQLDARFAKFEADIAASEARAQKPVRTAQSTP, from the coding sequence ATGCACAAGCCGCTGTCCCTGCTGCTCCTCCCCCTGCTGTCCACGGGTGTCCTCGCCCCCACCGCGCGGGCGGCCAACAACGAGGCGACCACCAAGCGCCACTTCGCGTCGCTGGTGTCGGGCGCCGAGCCGAAGCTCGCCGAGCTGTCCCTGTTCATGACCCTGATGCCCAAGGGCGGAGACCTGCACCACCACTACTCGGGCGCCATCTACGCCGAGCAGTACCTCGAGTGGGTGGACACGCAGGGCTACTGCGTGGACAAGACCACCTCCAGGATCCAGAAGCATCGCCCGGACGCCAAGGGCTGCGTCAGCGCCCAGGACGTGATCGCGGACGAGCAGGCCTACCGCACCCTGCTGCAGCGCTGGTCCAGCAAGGACTTCAGCAACCACGGCGCGTCGCAGCCCCCGCCGGATCAGCAGTTCTTCGACACCTTCCTGTACTTCGACGACGTGGCGTCCACCAACACCCGGGTGGGACTGCAGACGCTCAAGCAGCGCGCCATCGCGGAGAACCTGGGCTACATCGAGACCATCTTCGAGCTGGCCCCGGGCCTGCCGGACGCCGACTTCGAGCGGGACCTGGCGGCGGCGGGGACGGACGGCGCGAAGCTGCAGGCGCTGATGACCGCGCAGCTCACGAAGCTGGACGCCGACGCCCAGTTCAACAAGGGCGTGCAGGACTACGTCGCCCACGTGCGGACGACCACCGAGGGCATCGACGACGAGAACTTCACGATGCGCTACCAGGCCTACGTCCTGCGCGCGCTGTCCCCCGCCCTGGTGTTCTCGCAGATCGCCACCGCGTACAAGGTCGCGACGCTCCACCCCAAGGTGGTGGCGGTGAACCTGGTGGGCGCGGAGAACTCCAACGTCGCCATGCGCGACTACCGCCTGCACATGCAGATGTTCAAGGCGGTCAAGGCCCGCTACCCCGACGTCAAGCTGGCGCTGCACGCGGGAGAGCTGGCGCTGGGCATGGTGCCGCCCGAGGGCCTCACGTTCCACATCTCCGAGGCCGTCGGCGTGGCGGGCGCCCAGCGCATCGGCCACGGCATCGACATCTCCCACGAGCGCGACGCGCTGCGGCTGCTCCAGACGCTGCGCGAGCGGGACATCCCCATCGAGGTGAACCTCACCAGCAACGAGTTCATCCTGGGCGTCAAAGGCGCCCAGCACCCCGTGGAGCTCTACCGCAAGCACGGCGTGCCATTCATCATCTCCACGGATGACTCGGGCGTCACCCGCCACACGCTGTCCAACGAGTACGTGCTGTTCGCCAGCCGCTACAAGCCCACGTACCCGGAGGTGAAGAAGCTGTCCTACGACAGCCTGCGCTACGCCTTCCTGCCCGAGGCGGACAAGCAGCGGCTCAAGAAGCAGCTCGACGCGCGCTTCGCGAAGTTCGAGGCGGACATCGCCGCCAGCGAGGCCCGGGCCCAGAAGCCCGTGCGCACCGCGCAGAGCACGCCGTAG